aatttaattttggatgtaacacgtcttctgattggctgacgttattttgttatgagcccatagacataatttagtcatgtgaccgtgacgtcatcaacgttttttcatggttttctacagtttaaaatgaaatttagaattaaattataagaaatgactgtaatattttttctgtctattcgaaataacataaaaaatgtggtgcacactgttaaataacccgctacacgcattattcagtgtgcaccaaattttttatgttatttcgaatagacagaaaaaatattacagtcattccttaactAATTTAGTTAGAGGAGAAACTATCAAATAAAGATGTGCATTAACCTTGGCCTAAATCTTCTACATATAATTGTTCTATCCTAAAACCATTTTAAAACCAACAATGGCTGTCTAATGATGTAATAATTGTTTCTGGTTTTAGCCTTATGTGGCGCCTTGTTGACAATATAATTTTTCTTTGCTGGTGATCCAATTCTAAGTACTGGTACACATATCTCTCATAGCTGTTATCCTCTTGCAGTGACCGctctatattcatttttttaaggcTTGAAGTCACCATATACTTTTGTAACATTGGGATCAagtatatttgaatatataactAGAGTGTGTCCATAGCACATGAATGATCCACTcacacaatcattttctatgttcaattgaccttgaaattggggtaaaagctctaatttgacattaaaattaaaagatcgtagtatagggaacatgtgtactacctttcaaattgattgaacttcaacttcataaaaaactaacTTGACCTAAAAGCTTTGACCTGAAGTGGTGAAGACAGAGGGACAAACAAACATATGCAgagactgaaaaacataatgcccctaggtggggcataaacagATGTGTTTTTTCTCTTACATATTATTAAGCTCTCATTCTCACTTTGACTTTTAAGTGCTTTTTGGAAATTTAGctcttcaaatgttttgattcttatacatccttggctttcaaatatacagctttaagcgttcctgatgaaggttaattcAGAAAATCTTTATGGACACatcaaatttaaaagttttattttcacttttttgcttttcctctttaaaaataaataagttaGATGCTCTTCCTTTTAGAATTCATTTTGTGCCCGCCCTAATTTTGTGTGGTGTTATCAAGGTTTAGGAATGTTAAAAACATGTGTTGGATTTGAGCCAAACTTTTATGACAGAAACAAGTCTTAATTGTAAATTCTGAATTATATACCTGttctttcaaatttaatttaagtgCTTCTTTTTGTGCTTCTGTCTCCTCTTTCTCTCTGTGTGTCATCTGTTGTGCTATCTCCATCTCACGAATTAACAGCTCTCTCTGTTTTAAAGACTCTTCCTGATCTATTCGGTTTTGTTCCATTCTATCTTCAAGTTGCCTTTGTCTGTCATCCATCACCTGTTATAAGTAGTTTCATAATTCAACTTTCATTATAAGCTggctttaaaatatttattttttatgtgtttcAAGTAAAATTTAGATGGCATTTTAAACAGTTGAAGGTTAAGataattttctcattgttgaaagtcttGGAACAATGCCTTTCCAAAATACTGAGCAGTAAATCTAACACAATTCCATATTTTTTgtctagtttttttttcttcaattttattaCATGGGGTAATAATTTAACCATTTCTTTAAGTATATAGTTCTTACTTCGTGCATCAGTCTTGCCCGAGCTGCTCGTTCTTTCTCCCATTCAGCTTCTCTCTTGTGCCACATTCTAGCTGCTTCTTCTCTGTGTAGACAAAGAAGTTAATATATTAGGGACTCACAATCTACTATTCTTTGTTTATGCTTTATCtacttttgaaatcatttttattgttaggccaaaatatcaaaattgttcAAAGAGgatggtaaagggttatttttgtgcaatgtgttttgccatttttatttcatggCACCCTATTTACACCCCTCTTCAAAGACATTCTAAACTTTTTACCCGATGAAAAGATTTAACAAACCAGTAATTTGGCTTCTTGAGCACTTAGTTCATTTAGGGTAACTTtcattaagaaaatattttttacatataatatacattttgtcaGTCAGATTATTGACTTGCAAAATAATATCTACTACCAAATAGAAAGTcaaagttgttttcaattttatggTACATGTGTACATTATAAGAGCAAGTTATGAAGAATGACATGTCAGCATAATAAAACACTAATTCAATATAAACCAGATTTCTGTTCCGAAAACCTTGTTAAAAATCTTTTACATGAAAAACCAAAATAGGAGTTACAAAACAACATCGAGTAAAATTATGCGaaagttttacaaattttgtcAAGTTGTTCAAGAGCAGTTGCAACATTACTATTTACAGTCTGCTTCAACAAGCGATGGAATTTATATACTTATATTTTCCAAATAACTAAATCttagaaaagattaaaaaaataaaataaacaataagatACTTTTTCTTTCTGTTGACTTTAAATCAGTAGAGGAAAAAGGCATATATCTAGGCAAAAGAAAAAGCTAAATAAAATTCTTGACATCTTtgcaaaacaagaggctgtcacaacgacagcaaaccggatttattaatatttatttgtgtcctggcaatatcacaagaaccattactgatgaatggtgaaagtgaaaatcgtcaatatcaaatttgacctccattttgtcatcagtatcaacatcttaaaatttgaaaagcttagattgaatggttcatgagtaaatgcaacaacgtgaatggaaacgccattacacaatctttcaagaaccataactcctgaacggtaaaagtcaaaatcgtcattattgaacttgacctctaatttgccatcagtaacattatataaaaatttcaaaagctttggttgaatggttcatgagaaaatgcacggacacgactggaaacaccatttttcaatctttcaagaaccataactcctgaacggtaaaagtcaaaatcgtcattattgaacttgacctctattttgtcatcagtaacaacatattaaaatttgggaagctttggtaaaacagttcatgcgtaaatgcacgaacacgactggaaacaccatttttcaatctttcaagaaccataactcctgaacggtaaaagtcaaaatcgtcattattaaacttgacctccattttgtcatcagtaacaacatattaaaatttgggaagcttaggtagaacagttcatgcgtaaatgcacggacacgactggaaactccatttttcaatctttcaagaaccataactcctgaacggtaaaagtcaaaatccccattattggacttgatctccattttgtcatcagtaacaacatattaaaatttggaaagcttaggaagaacagttcatgcgtaaatgcagggacacgactggaaactccatttttcaatctttcaagaaccataactcctgaacggtaaaagtcaaaatcgccattattaaacttgaccttcatttagttgtcagtaacaacatattaaaattttaaaagctttggttgaacggttcatgagttaatgcacggacaacatttgattcccgcccgcccgcccgaccgcccgcccgaccgcccgcccgaccgcccgcccgccgtacatccccaaatcaataaccgacatttttgtcacaaaaatccggttaaaaatggactaaaacaaattttgaaatctCTTTTGGCCATAGTTCATGAAATATATGACTATTGGAGGTGTTTGTAACTTAAAGGTAAACTTTTTCAATATAAGGAATGTCCAACTTACTGATAAAGCATATCAAGTTCTGCTTCTCTTGCCTTTTCTAACTTTATCTGGTCTTCAATAACCTATGCAAAatagtaaatatataatatacaacacATTCTAAAGCATGTTACAAAAAACAAGGCCATTTATGTTGATTTTGGCAAAAtaattaaatgtttgtttcgaacttacaaatatacaaagcCCAAAGTAACTGAACAATGATTGAGAAATAAGGCAAGCTTTAAAATACTTTTGAACATTATACTACACtatctttttacaaaaattacaacGACTAACGAGATGGTGAGCTTTGGGACCACATAAGCCTATCAACTGACCAAACCTTAAAACTGTCTTATTCAAAGTTACTGTTGTCAAAGTCATTAAAGATGGAATTTTTTAGGGAATAAATATTGATTCAAGtcagaaataaacacatttattctcaAACAAGTCATTTGCATGATACAGGTTTTGTTCTTCTTGTATGTttaataatatcagattattacatggcatttttcatatcgcatgtattatcagccctaggttcaatatcagcccaagagccgcatggctcgagggctgatattgaccgagggctgataatacatgcgatatgaaaaatgacatgtcatgatctttttatcatatgcttcaacagtagagaaaaataacagattcatttattgatccttttacgtggttcccgaagtttaaagagtaaaaaagttcACAGCCGTCTGACCCAAAAATTGATacctttctatcatatgcctcaaaagagagagagagaaaaaaaacattttaatatgtacgaatcgacaaaaaaataatttaacaatatacatctaatgatcattgtttggaaaagtcaactttttaaagaaactttctaaataatgtttcagaaaaacttaaaaaatgtatttattaaatagtttgtttgttttttattattattattattttattattttaatctatatactttccagtattcaagtaattgttttgtacactactttctaatgtttttcactgaaaacgtagcattgaggttttttttttccGGAATTGGCAGAGTATTACcagaatgccatgtgataacgttacggaaaggcatgtgataacaatcaaagcatgtgataaacttttcatatcagcccgctaagcaccaattcgaaaaatatggaatttacgtcaatttaaggctattatcatacggtaaaatttatatgttatttagtctaagtatatgataatgatATAATATCAAACCTCTAACAGGACTGATTGTGCtagattttcatatgatgaatatATACACaatctttcaatcaatttaattggGGTCTGAAGCTTGCATGTATGTAActgttagtagtctgttgttaatTAATGttcatcattgtcattttgcttagtttttacTGTGACCTTTTCTAACATTGTACTAAATAAACTCCTTatagacttcttttaaactgaattCTACTGTGCATATTggggggtgtttttttttaaattccactttAGCTAGAGGGGAGGTGAAAATatccaaaaacatgtttaaccccaccacatttcaGGAACCTCtggttttgtttgtaaattttgtttttttcattttggttcattcatatgtttcagagtttagtgtgatgtccattATTTGGTGaactgatatatattttttaaagcagCTGAAAATGAAACAATTTGACATCCCTGCAAATTGTTTCTCCACCTTTCATCTCACCATGACTACGTCAAATTCAATGTACCACTTTCAGTACTTCAGTAATTAATTTCTGAATGAAAATTGTGCTGACGAAGCCTGCCTTGTAGGCAAAACATGTAGaccatagcaaataaaattgcagaccatTTGAAGTGTTGTTGATAATTTTGAGTATTATTTAAATGTTGCATTCATTTGCataatttgacaataaaattgagaaaggaaatggggaatgtgtcaaagcgacaacaacccgaccatagcgcagacaacagcagaaggcaaccaatgggtcttcaatgtagcgagaaactcccgcacccggaggcgtccttcagttgcaCCCTTaaacatatgtatactagttcagtgataatgaacgtaatactaaactccgaattatacacaagaaactaaaataaaaaatcatacaggactaacaaaggccagaggctcctgacttgggacaggcgcaaaattttggcggggttaaacatgtttatgagatctcaaccctccccctatacctctagccaatgtagaaaagtaaacacataacaatacacacattaaaattcagttcaagagaagtctgagtccgatgtcagaatatgtaacaaaagaaaataaacaaaatgacaataatacataaataacattagactactaacagttaactgacatgccagctccagaccttaattaaactgattgaaagattatgtcttcatcatatgaaccCTGCATACTaaggtatccacttcagggactctaTCGACATGATTCACACAGGCATTGGTGCATCAAACAGAgtttaattctttttaaataatgtataaCAATGTATTGCTAATTATATAGTATGATCATCAAAtataatcttaggtaaacactcaaGAGAAAAGAATGTCATAAATCAATAGTGTTCAATGACCAGAATTTACTTACAGTTGTACTGTCAGATTAATttgtaaatgaattaaaatctCAAGAGATcatgttttgacatttttgtaaTGGTTCAACTATAAATAATGCAATGAATATgattttgttaaccttgggaccaTAAATctattttgagataaaaaaaaaaaatcaactcatCAGGAGTATAAATACATATAATTGTATGGAACAAAGTTCAGGACCCTGTTGAAATTTCTGCTTGTTCTAAATTTTGAGTCAACCAGGTTTTGGACAGCAAGAGttaacaatttataaacattgaaatccataaaaaaaattaacagttcTTTGAAAAATATGAAGTGTTACAAACCTGTTTCATCCAAGCTGCATCTGCTCTGGCTGTTTCTTTCCTTGCTGTCTGTACTTTTTCATCTTCCTGTTCTTGTTCCGCCATAGCTTCTAATATCTGTCTGTCTTGTTCCTAAATTTAAATCAGTTTAATCAATGCACTTATAAATGTTAACAAATTTTCTTAGAAACACAATATCTGAAATTAATTTCTTAAATTCTATGCAAAGTctttaactgtttaaaaattaaGTTGATACGAGTTGAACCCTACAGAaagaatcatttttattttgtattttcaataaatcaacaacttatacatgtatatccatGCATACATTGGCATAAGGTCGATttgacttatacatgtatatgtatgcatACATTGGCATAAGGTCGATTTGACTTATACACGTATATGTATGCATTCATTGGCATAAGGTCGATttgacttatacatgtatatgtatgcatACATTGGCATAAGGTCGATttgacttatacatgtatatgtatgcatACATTGGCATAAGGTCGATttgacttatacatgtatatgtatgcatACATTGGCATACCGTCGATttgacttatacatgtatatgtatgcatACATTGGCATACCGTCGATttgacttatacatgtatatgtatgcatACATTGGTATAAGGTCGATttgacttatacatgtatatgtatgcatACATTGGCATAAGGTCGATttgacttatacatgtatatgtatgcatACATTGGCATACGGTTGATTTCTATCCAACACAACTCATTTGTTAATAGATATGAACTCAATCACTTTTGTCATGGAAGAACAATTGAGTATGTAAAAGTCAATGCATGCAGCCTCATTGATCAACTCCTATTGTATGAATTGAATAAAATGACCTTCTAATTATAGAGGctagataaatatattttaaggtGCATGTGCCAATCAAGATGACAACATTCAATTGTAATTTAAcaggtataagtatttttttagtCAAATAATTTCAGACAGAAAACTTAAAATGAGATATTAGGATTTTTCTGGTAAAATATTTGCTATCCATCCTCTTTGACAAATCATCACAAATCAAACTTTAGTTATACTTTTTAACactgttatttatttataattcatcATTTGTCATGGACAAATAGAGAGACTGACAGCAATTGTCAATGAATGATAGATGAACAGACAGTGTGGATCCTATCCTCAATGTCAGCACCAAATATTTGTGGGTGGGGAAGAAGGGGtataataataattctttttaCCAGTTCTTCTAAAATTCTTCTGGACTTTGCCATCATCTGTGTCTTGTGTTGCCTAAGCAGCATCTTtctatataacaataaaataaacttattctatGAAATCTTAAAAAAGACATAATATGATCTATCATTCCTCCCCTACAATTGAAAATAAGTACATGTTTATCTATGGTTTTTTGTttctataaactttttttttattgccaaTTAAAGACATTTTCACTACTCAGtgaaataataaatgatattatttgaatatttatagaaaaatggtCATGCTTTTTGTTAATCTTCTGTGCTTGACATCCCATTGATGTTTATTTCACTGTTTTATATCTGCTGTATGGATTTGATAAAATAACTTATATCCCTAAAAATTTAAATCCCATCATAATTTTCAGAAAAAACAAGCTAGAAATTAAATCTCTGCATGATTTGAGATATGCCAAATACAGTGATTTTTCTAGTTTATATGTTGTTCTTTGTTGTTTGtgcattttgtaaaattatagTAAATTTTGCTGATCTTTTATTGTTTAAAGTTTATAGAATAATTATCTCTGTCTATCTAATCAATCAACATGTACAATTGTTTTCTGCTTTCCACATTGCTGGTGTACTTTGTGCAAACAATtaggcttttaaaaaaatcataaatactaTTCAATTGAAATAAGTAGCTGATAAAATATCTTGAATATGAACAATTCATATCGATAAATGACAATTAATTATTATTctaactagatgtgtcaaagcgacacgaatggccccgtctcaagaGGTTGAAAAAtgtgcaatttcaataacacatgtggacacaaacatgatggtagtctcacatatcaagaatcagctcaaaatctggaggcgtatagaaaaaaagtctgtataactgtgattttcaacaatttttaatgttataaattcataattttggccaaaattagcAGAGCATTAAAAAGTTGAAagatctgcaatttcaataacacatgtggacacaaacatgatggtagtctcacatatcaagaATCAGGTCAAAATCTGGAGACATATAGAAAAAGAGTCAGTACAACTGTGATtttcaggttcaatccaccattttctacattagagaatgcctgtaccaagtcaggaatatgacagttgttatccattcgtttgaatgatgtgtttggacttttgattttgccttttgatttttgattttcctttttgaattttcctcagagttcagtatttttgtgtttttactttttttcaacaattttcaaagttgtaaacccaaAATTTTGGACAAAATTAGCAGAGcgaaacaaaacttaaacttgatctgtaactagTCATGGTTTGCTCACATactaaaaatcagcccaatatctgaaagcatttagaaaaaaggtctgtataactgtgattttcaaaaatgtatcatAGTCCAAAGGCCGAAATTACAGCAAAAAATTGCAGAGCGGaaggaaacttaaacttgatctgtaactcatcatgggtaACTCACATACCATAAATCAGTCCTATATTTGAAAGCGTtatgaaaaaaagtctgtataactgtgattttcaacaatttatcaaagtccatagccccCAATTTTGGCATAATTTAGCcaagcagaacaaaacttaaacttgatctgtaactcatcatggttaactcacataccaaaaatcagacCAATATTTGTAGGCGTTTagaaattttttttgtataactgtgattttcaacaatttattaaagtccaAAGCCAGTAATTTCGTCAAAAAATagtggagcggaacaaaactttatcttgatctgtaactcatcatggttaacacacatataaaaaatcagcccaatatatgaaggcgtttaaaaaaaaactctgtataatggattgttgcggaatgacggaatatGGGAATTTCGGACaaaggtaaaactatatggcaccgacatgTCTTCAAATAAATTTTCACTCAACTGATGAAACTCACCCTACTTCTCTTTGTTTACGTTGAACTTCTCTTTCCTTTCTTTCTTCCTCCATGTTTTCTAACTCCCATTGTTCCTTCAATAACTGATCCTGTTCTCTTTTTAACATCCTTGCCTGTAATTATAGCATGTGTctcatttaaaagtaaacaatttacaAAGTTAATTTGATaggatttaaacatgttaaaaaatatgtGTTCCACACCCAGTCAAACAGTTCATCAGGAAACCTATAAGTTGAGTATCATCTTGGTTATCTGTTGGACAttggaaaatatagaaaatagtatttgaatttgtattaatgtaataattttattaactgaATGAAAATAACTCTTCATTAATTATATTGTGTGATCAATTCAAGTGCCTATTTAAAATAACCTTCATTAATTATATTGTGTGATCAATTCAAGTGCCTATTTAAAATAACCTTCATTAATTATATTGTGTGATCAATTCAAGTGCCTATTTAAAATAAGTTGAGTATCATCTTGGTTATCTGTTGGACAttggaaaatatagaaaatagtatttgaatttgtattaatgtaataattttattaactgaATGAAAATAACTCTTCATTAATTATATTGTGTGATCAATTCAAGTGCCTATTTAAAATAACCTTCATTAATTATATTGTGTGATCAATTCAAGTGCCTATTTAACCTTCATTAATTATATTGTGTGATCAATTCAAGTGCCTATTTAAAATAACCTTCATTAATTATATTGTGTGATCAATTCAAGTGCCTATTTAAAATAACCTTCATTAATTATATTGTGTGATCAATTCAAGTGCCTATTTAAAATAACCTTCATTAATTATATTGTGTGATCAATTCAAGTGCCTATTTAAAATAACCTTCATtaattctatattctttattaactttgagccttacggctcatcagtataatcaagtacatgtacagtgtatatacatatggcatattacaaacaatataaacaatatgcatattaaacaatagatgacgtcagaagtttcatcaatacaaaatatcttttattacaataaactgtttcttaatttaaaagagaaatgtatatactttCCCAAGTTACAAAGCTGTTTTGTGTGATCAATTCAAGTGCCTATTTAAAATAACCTTCATTAATTATATTGTGTGATCAATTCAAGTGCCTATTTAAAATAACCTTCATTAATTATATTGTGTGATCAATTCAAGTGCCTATTTAAAATAACCTTCATTAATTATATTGTGTGATCAATTCAAGTGCCTATTTAAAATAACCTTCATTAATTATATTGTGTGATCAATTCAAGTGCCTAATTAAAATAACCTTCATTCATTTTTGGAAGAATCAGGTTTTATTGGCAGGTCTTTGattgtttctgttaaattcaCACATTCTTTATACTCAGTcgaaatattttatttcctcagACACAGCAGGTACAAGAGGTCAAAACATAATAAAGTATACATATAAATCGACAGCAGAGTAGTGTACGATAATAGCACATGATTTTCATGACATTGAgattatatatattacatattgaGTTTAAAGGATTACATATGTACAGAATTCTTTCTTATTATTCAGTGATTGTGAGttcataaatttatataaatatataaaaattgcatCTACAACTAATAAGTAATCTTTCTAAGGAAAGTACATACTTTCCTATACACCTTTATGTTGCAAAATGAAAGTAAACCGATTAATTTCTGCCTTGAAGGATATTGTAAGTAATAATTAGGTACAAGATTTTGTCTAAGAAGTGATACACTAGGATGAGAACAAACACACAAATAGTGATATTCGTCGCCAATATTTTGATTACATAGATGACATAtcctattttcttttaaaatatttttccatCTTCCCGTTTCAATTGGGAATTTAAGATTTGAACATCTAAATTTAGCCATATACAATCTATCAGTATTTCCCAATCGAAGTAGATAGGGTTCTAATTCAAATATACTTTTGAATTTACCATAGAATTCCCCTCTTGAAGAATTATTAATTACAGAAAACCATTGTTGTATAAACTGATCAACAAGTttttgtttgacaagagatttcAATATTTCTCTATTCATAGGTATTGGATCATTCCATATAAAAGTAAGACCACATTCATCAAAAATAGATTTAATGTACGTAACCCATTTAAAATGTGTGGGTTTACTCTGGTGAAGTAGTATCATAAGTCTATATAAAGTATTAGATAATTCATTCTCACTTGAGAACATATCATTCCAAAACATAACCATAGATAGCTTAATAGTAATATCAATGGGATAGTGACCAAGTTCCCCGTAAACCATAAAATTTGGCGTACTTTTCCTCACGTGcagaatatttttacaaaactgaAAGTGCATCTGTTCCAATCcctgtttattttcaaatcccCATACTTCACtagagtaaatcattataggCAGGATAAGACAATCAAAAAGCTTTAGCTGTATATCTACGGGTATTGCAATATTTCTTATCTTTCTATATAGTGCATACAATGCTTTATTGGACTGTTCCAATAATTTCTTTCTGTGtgcttgatatatattttgtagaCTGTGGTCTATTGATGAAGAAATGTTGCCCTCtagttttcaaataagaaaagaaaaaaaatattgcataaaaaacataaattaccTCATGTTCCCTTTCCTTtaattcatacatttgttcttgtACAATATCTTTTATCCTTATTTCTTCTCgcaatttttcttcttctttctgTCTTTCTGACGCTAAAGCCTGTAACCTCTCCTCTTCCATTTGTTTTTCAAACTTTTCCTTTTCTCTTCTCTCTTGAtctaatttctaaaattataagaTGTTAGTACTTTATAAATACACATGTTCTTTATTGAAACTATTTCATATCAAGTCTTAAGCATTTTTTGTCAAGGTTTAACTGAACCTCACATGATGGTCAGGACAAATATAATTAGTATATAcattaacatttgtttcaaatgatTAACCAATTTACATGATAGCATCACCATGGAAATATCAATGGTTTGAAATTCTTTATCTGCACTATTAACTGTTGTGAAACCCTAAAAATCTATCGACTCTAATGGAAGAAAATtgtctatttttatttatataatataaatgacaTCAGAAGCTCACAACACTACAGTTTTTTTCTACATATTTCGATTGGATAAAAATTGGTTTCAtggataaataaaatttatccttgcatcatatattttatgttttggcATCCCAGGTGAACTTATcccttattttgtaaaaaaaagttttaaatgaagTTTCAGCTTCTGTTTGATGATGGAAAACAGTTTTTTCCAAGAAAACGACCACATAAGATTTGAAATTACCAGAGTTTTCTTAGAccttttttaacagtttttttttaccttttacctGAAATTTCGTGGGGAAGTGGGGAGCAGACTATGTACCAGTTTAA
The window above is part of the Mytilus edulis chromosome 6, xbMytEdul2.2, whole genome shotgun sequence genome. Proteins encoded here:
- the LOC139527628 gene encoding trichoplein keratin filament-binding protein-like, with product MALPTTPRYWTTRKNIYEQAIVRHRDHNDQFRERWGTAVNYFQKSDMEAKKQSNWGSEQSMRSSMDKYKAIQDKDEKTERLKKRRLKLGQMLREERNSWEAELKGFSRDNYSRLEDMKERTDTLRSAREEKRKQLAEEKLYEYWKLNNPDLRRIESEQLKDHVVGKWSGQVEEKEQKLDQERREKEKFEKQMEEERLQALASERQKEEEKLREEIRIKDIVQEQMYELKEREHEARMLKREQDQLLKEQWELENMEEERKEREVQRKQREVGKMLLRQHKTQMMAKSRRILEELEQDRQILEAMAEQEQEDEKVQTARKETARADAAWMKQVIEDQIKLEKAREAELDMLYQEEAARMWHKREAEWEKERAARARLMHEVMDDRQRQLEDRMEQNRIDQEESLKQRELLIREMEIAQQMTHREKEETEAQKEALKLNLKEQVTARREQDERAKQRDALEFNEDQKGDEEYDDFLRQETERMRLKGFTPRQHGRKQAWS